A region of the Legionella sp. PATHC035 genome:
ACCTGCCGTCATATCTCCTTGTAAATAAAATTTTCCCAGAGCCTGGGTAGTCCAGATTTTAAAATGTCTTATTGCTTGCTGTAAGCTACCCAAAAAATGAACGGCAGGAACATCCCGCAAAATGGTTTTTGTGTCATTTTTTTGTTCTGCGATGAGCGTATCCTGTCCAAATGCATGAAAAATTTGCTGTGCAGTTCCCTGTACCCAGTAAGGCATAATTCATTTCTCAATATGACAAATTGAGAGTATTATAACCAATAATTCAACTGATGGTGATGCTTTTTTGCAAAAATTGCATTATTAATACCGAAAATTCAGTTCGCAGCATTCCAGAGCAAGAAAAAGCAGATTATTGCTCATCATAAAAATTTTTTGAGAAATTCTATGCACCGCCCTTTATAGGCATTGCGTAGGTAGAAAAGTGTTATTAGGCAAGAAAGAATATGAAATGCAATATCATAGGCGCAGGTCGATTAGGTAAAAATTTAGCCTTGGCTTTATTTGAGGCTCAACTCATTAGCTCATTTTCGATTTGTAATCGCAGTTTAGACAGCGCGCAAAAAGTCTGCCAAGAGCTTGGTTGCGGACAAGCAATTGCTAACATAGAGCATTTACCTGCAGCGGAGATAACCTGGATCTGCTGTAATGATGATGCCATGAGCCATGTTGTCGACACTCTGGTGCAACATCCTGTTTTAAAACCGCAGTCTATGGTTATTCATTGCAGCGGGGTTCAAAATTCTGCTTTACTGCAGCCCTTAAAGCAACAGGGGTGTTTGGTCGCCAGTTTTCATCCTCTTAAAGCATTTAAAAGCAATTACCTTGATGCGGCGGCGTTTCAGCATGTGGATTGTGTGCTCGAAGGCGATGCCGAAGTCTGTGACTGGTTAATACACGCGTTTACGCCGTTGGGCGCGAATCTTATCGCCATCGAACCTGACGCCAAAGTTGCCTATCATGCGGCAGCATGCATGGCCGCCAATTATTTAATTACCTTAGCAGCCTGTAGTGAGGAATTATTTCTGCACGCAGGAATTAATCCCCAGCAAAGCCGGCAGATGATGATCAACTTAATGCAAGGGAATTTAAATAACTTATTGCAAACCCCACACATTGCCGAATCACTCACCGGCCCCCTGGCAAGAGGCGATGTGCAAACCCTGGCCCTGCATTTGCAGGCTATAGAAAACCCTGAAATTAAGCGCTTGTATCAAAGCGCGGCATTGAGTACGTTACCGTTAACGCAATTATCCGCGGAAATAATAGAAAAAATTAAAGCGCTTTGTAGAGGGGATAAAGGGAATTTTTTACTAGAAAAATAAATGATTGAAGGTCCCGAATTACTGCTCCGTCTTCGCCCGGATTTATATTTAATCCTAGCCTGGGTGAAGGCGAAAGCCATAACCCCGATTTCGCTGCGCAGCACTCAGGCTACAATTACTAATCTTATTTGATTCAATAGGTAATTATAGACTATTACTAAACGATTCTTCTCGAGAGCTAGGTGGTTGAGCAACACCATTTTTATCAGCCTCGGATGATACCTTTTTATCTACGACAACACTACTAGTTCTTCTCAGAGGAGGCGCTTCCACTTTCGCAACTTTAGTTGCTTTCACGCCAACAGCTGGGTTACTTATATATTCTGCAAAAGTAACTTTACCATATGCGCCCTTACGTAAACTGGACAAATCTTTTGCCAATCGCTGTTCTTCTGGCGTTTCTGCAACATGAGAAAGAACACCGGAGCGAGCGTTAAGGAATGTGCCGCGCACCTCGTCATCACTGGTTCCAGGCGTTCCTGTCGCATTTTCCGCAGAGGCATGTTTAGTCCGAGTACTTCCATACTCACTATAAACTCGAGCTTTTTCCGTTGGAGAATCGTTATAACTGATGATTTTTCCTTCTTGTGCAAATTGCTTTTTCATCATTACACGTTGCTCAGCTTGCTCCAATGCTCTATCGGCCGAACTCATGCAGCCACCTCTTAAGCTTCCTAAGCTTTCAGCCAAAATGCCTTCATAAGTACTCTTATACATTTCCCGTCGATCATCCCGATGTTTAATCCACTGTGGCAGACTAAAGGGCAGCGTAATGAGACCAGCAACAGCCTTTAATCCCACTGCAGCTACTGTCATAGTACCGCGTACAACCCAATCGATCACATGGCCTAAAATAGGAACTTGACGTACATAGTCGCGAGTGAAATTGGCAATATTACGACGGGCTGAACCTAACCAGGTTTCATGAACCGTGCACTTTAATTCGACTGCAGCCTGTGCACTTAAGGCGATATTTTCCCTGACATCTTTTGGCAACCCCTTAAATGACCCATTATCGTCTCTTAACTCGTTTGTGAGCCCCTTAAGAGCATTTTTAACTTTTTCGCCACGAAATTTAAAGGGGGTAACCAACGAATGATCGCGAGAATTTAAAAAATCTATGACATGAGTTAAGTCATTATTCGCGCCAGGATATTTCTCCCGGACTTTAGCAAACATATTAACGGCATTGCCAATAAGCTGACGGGCATCGTTATAGTCATTATTTCTGACGCGGGTGCGTGCACTCCACATATTGATACCATTGTTGGTTTCTAATAAATCAATATTAACTTTTTGCCAATCATCAGAAATTTCGTCATACTCTGCAAACTTATTCGATATGAATTTGATCTCACCAGTCTCCTTGTTCCTTAAAATAGTACTGTTTTCTAGCATCCTGCGGACTGCAGCATTTGCCTCTGTTTTAGAATCAATAACCGATGCTTGCATTTTTGAGGCTTTTGCTTTGGATTGATCAGGGGAAAAAGTAACTTCATCACCAATTAGCGTTTGGTGCAAAATAGTGTATGGAATAGGATCATCACCTATAATTGTCCCCCATTTTTCCATGAAACTATTTAATCCTGATTCTAACCGCGCTTTAGTGACTAATTGCAAATGGTTCCAATCCGTAACCTCTTGACGACTCTTGGTATCACCAACACCTAAAGGCTCGGTTACAGCTACACGTTCATGAGAACTGAGATGGCTCACATTACCATCCTTATCAATAATGATATCAGTGCAATCAAAAGCATTAGCAGGGTTTGGTGTATAACGAGACATGGGTGTAGAAGATTGTTTCTTCAATTGCTGCAAATTCTCAGTCAGAAATTGCTCGAACCATTTCCCACCGCCAACTGCTGTTGTTAGTTTTTGTTTCCAAGGTTGCGTACCATCCCAAAAGTTAATCGCTTCCTCGGTCTCAGAATCAGTGCGTTTGAATTCTGCCGCACCAAATTCCATTGGCTTGGCATAGCGTAACACTTGTACCTCATCCTCTTGTGCCATACCTTTCTTATCGATGACGCATATTGGCATAGAAATATCTTTTTTCCAGAGAAAATCACGAACAAAGTTAATGGCCTCAATCGCTTCCTTTTTCTTTCCTACAACATTACGTTTAACTAACAGATCTACTAGAGCGCCATTAAAACGAGCCAACTCTTTTCGCGCGTTTTCCATTCCTTCTGCTTGATCTTCATTATCACGATGAACCTTCATATTGCTCTGGAATTTATTGAGTAACTCAGTCAAATCTTGCAAAGCAGGATCTCGAGCCCCGAGCATTGCCTCAATAGAAGGCTTATCATATTTTAAAATTTCTGTCACTGCCCGAGCTGAATCTAGACCGCGAGCAAAGATATCATCAACATCACTCTCGATATTTTTATCTGAACGAGGGTAAACACGAACCTTTTCATTCTCAAAATCAACCACTTTCGTCTTACGATTAAGACTTTCCAGTCGCAAGTCTCTTAATTTTGTTTGTAATCCATCATGTGGCGACTCTCCTTGAATAGATTGCACCCATTCTGGCTTCCTGGTGATTGCATCATCCCATGTTCTGCTAGTTTCAACAAAATCAAGATCCTTGGTAGCATCATGAAGTTTCTTTGCTTGTGCTTTAGTT
Encoded here:
- a CDS encoding Rossmann-like and DUF2520 domain-containing protein, encoding MKCNIIGAGRLGKNLALALFEAQLISSFSICNRSLDSAQKVCQELGCGQAIANIEHLPAAEITWICCNDDAMSHVVDTLVQHPVLKPQSMVIHCSGVQNSALLQPLKQQGCLVASFHPLKAFKSNYLDAAAFQHVDCVLEGDAEVCDWLIHAFTPLGANLIAIEPDAKVAYHAAACMAANYLITLAACSEELFLHAGINPQQSRQMMINLMQGNLNNLLQTPHIAESLTGPLARGDVQTLALHLQAIENPEIKRLYQSAALSTLPLTQLSAEIIEKIKALCRGDKGNFLLEK